A window of Hippoglossus stenolepis isolate QCI-W04-F060 chromosome 16, HSTE1.2, whole genome shotgun sequence contains these coding sequences:
- the cyth1a gene encoding cytohesin-1a isoform X2: MVLKSEDGIVPDDLTPEEQQELENIRRRKQELLEDIQRLKDEIAEVTSEIENLGSTEERKNMQRNKQVAMGRKKFNMDPKKGIQFLIENDLLKNTSDDIAQFLYKGEGLNKTAIGDYLGERDDFNIEVLHAFVELHEFTDLNLVQALRQFLWSFRLPGEAQKIDRMMEAFAQRYCQCNAGMFQSTDTCYILSFAIIMLNTSLHNPNVKDKPSVERFISMNRGINDGGDLPEDLLRNLYDSIKNEPFKIPEDDGNDLTHTFFNPDREGWLLKLGGGRVKTWKRRWFILTDNCLYYFEYTTDKEPRGIIPLENLSIKEVEDKKPNCFELFIPDNKDQVIKACKTEADGRVVEGNHTFYRISAPTTEEKDEWMNSIKAAISRDPFYEMLAARKKKVSSMKRH, translated from the exons CGGCTGAAGGATGAGATCGCAGAAGTGACAAGTGAGATCGAGAACCTGGGTTCCACTGAGGAGAG GAAAAATATGCAGAGGAACAAACAGGTGGCGATGGGCCGTAAGAAATTCAACATGGACCCCAAAAAG gggATCCAGTTCCTGATTGAGAACGACTTACTGAAGAATACCAGCGACGACATCGCTCAATTCCTCTACAAGGGCGAGGGCCTGAACAAGACAGCCATCGGCGATTACCTCGGAGAGAG AGATGACTTCAATATCGAAGTCCTCCATGCCTTTGTGGAGCTTCATGAGTTCACAGACCTCAACCTGGTTCAGGCCCTAAG ACAGTTCCTGTGGAGTTTTCGACTGCCGGGAGAGGCTCAGAAGATCGACCGCATGATGGAGGCCTTCGCTCAGCGCTACTGCCAGTGCAACGCTGGCATGTTCCAGTCCACAG acaCCTGTTACATCCTGTCGTTTGCCATCATCATGCTCAACACCAGCCTCCACAACCCCAATGTGAAGGACAAGCCGTCTGTGGAGCGATTCATCTCCATGAACAGAGGAATCAACGATGGAGGGGACCTGCCTGAAGACCTGCTCAGG AACCTGTATGATAGCATCAAGAACGAGCCTTTCAAAATCCCAGAGGACGACGGCAATGACCTCACGCACACTTTCTTCAACCCAGACAGGGAGGGCTGGCTGCTGAAACTGGG AGGGGGACGAGTAAAAACCTGGAAGAGGAGGTGGTTCATCCTCACCGACAACTGTCTGTACTACTTTGAGTACACCACA GACAAAGAGCCCAGAGGAATCATCCCCCTGGAGAACCTGAGCATCAAGGAGGTGGAGGATAAGAAGCCA AACTGCTTTGAGCTTTTCATCCCGGACAACAAGGACCAGGTGATAAAAGCATGTAAGACCGAGGCCGACGGACGCGTCGTGGAGGGAAACCATACCTTCTACCGTATTTCTGCCCCCACCACTGAGGAAAAAGATGAATGGATGAACAGCatcaa AGCCGCAATCAGCAGGGATCCCTTTTACGAGATGTTGGCggccaggaaaaaaaaggtgtcGTCCATGAAGAGGCACTAG
- the cyth1a gene encoding cytohesin-1a isoform X4 — translation MQRNKQVAMGRKKFNMDPKKGIQFLIENDLLKNTSDDIAQFLYKGEGLNKTAIGDYLGERDDFNIEVLHAFVELHEFTDLNLVQALRQFLWSFRLPGEAQKIDRMMEAFAQRYCQCNAGMFQSTDTCYILSFAIIMLNTSLHNPNVKDKPSVERFISMNRGINDGGDLPEDLLRNLYDSIKNEPFKIPEDDGNDLTHTFFNPDREGWLLKLGGGRVKTWKRRWFILTDNCLYYFEYTTDKEPRGIIPLENLSIKEVEDKKPNCFELFIPDNKDQVIKACKTEADGRVVEGNHTFYRISAPTTEEKDEWMNSIKAAISRDPFYEMLAARKKKVSSMKRH, via the exons ATGCAGAGGAACAAACAGGTGGCGATGGGCCGTAAGAAATTCAACATGGACCCCAAAAAG gggATCCAGTTCCTGATTGAGAACGACTTACTGAAGAATACCAGCGACGACATCGCTCAATTCCTCTACAAGGGCGAGGGCCTGAACAAGACAGCCATCGGCGATTACCTCGGAGAGAG AGATGACTTCAATATCGAAGTCCTCCATGCCTTTGTGGAGCTTCATGAGTTCACAGACCTCAACCTGGTTCAGGCCCTAAG ACAGTTCCTGTGGAGTTTTCGACTGCCGGGAGAGGCTCAGAAGATCGACCGCATGATGGAGGCCTTCGCTCAGCGCTACTGCCAGTGCAACGCTGGCATGTTCCAGTCCACAG acaCCTGTTACATCCTGTCGTTTGCCATCATCATGCTCAACACCAGCCTCCACAACCCCAATGTGAAGGACAAGCCGTCTGTGGAGCGATTCATCTCCATGAACAGAGGAATCAACGATGGAGGGGACCTGCCTGAAGACCTGCTCAGG AACCTGTATGATAGCATCAAGAACGAGCCTTTCAAAATCCCAGAGGACGACGGCAATGACCTCACGCACACTTTCTTCAACCCAGACAGGGAGGGCTGGCTGCTGAAACTGGG AGGGGGACGAGTAAAAACCTGGAAGAGGAGGTGGTTCATCCTCACCGACAACTGTCTGTACTACTTTGAGTACACCACA GACAAAGAGCCCAGAGGAATCATCCCCCTGGAGAACCTGAGCATCAAGGAGGTGGAGGATAAGAAGCCA AACTGCTTTGAGCTTTTCATCCCGGACAACAAGGACCAGGTGATAAAAGCATGTAAGACCGAGGCCGACGGACGCGTCGTGGAGGGAAACCATACCTTCTACCGTATTTCTGCCCCCACCACTGAGGAAAAAGATGAATGGATGAACAGCatcaa AGCCGCAATCAGCAGGGATCCCTTTTACGAGATGTTGGCggccaggaaaaaaaaggtgtcGTCCATGAAGAGGCACTAG
- the cyth1a gene encoding cytohesin-1a isoform X3 produces MEGENYVPDDLTPEEQQELENIRRRKQELLEDIQRLKDEIAEVTSEIENLGSTEERKNMQRNKQVAMGRKKFNMDPKKGIQFLIENDLLKNTSDDIAQFLYKGEGLNKTAIGDYLGERDDFNIEVLHAFVELHEFTDLNLVQALRQFLWSFRLPGEAQKIDRMMEAFAQRYCQCNAGMFQSTDTCYILSFAIIMLNTSLHNPNVKDKPSVERFISMNRGINDGGDLPEDLLRNLYDSIKNEPFKIPEDDGNDLTHTFFNPDREGWLLKLGGGRVKTWKRRWFILTDNCLYYFEYTTDKEPRGIIPLENLSIKEVEDKKPNCFELFIPDNKDQVIKACKTEADGRVVEGNHTFYRISAPTTEEKDEWMNSIKAAISRDPFYEMLAARKKKVSSMKRH; encoded by the exons CGGCTGAAGGATGAGATCGCAGAAGTGACAAGTGAGATCGAGAACCTGGGTTCCACTGAGGAGAG GAAAAATATGCAGAGGAACAAACAGGTGGCGATGGGCCGTAAGAAATTCAACATGGACCCCAAAAAG gggATCCAGTTCCTGATTGAGAACGACTTACTGAAGAATACCAGCGACGACATCGCTCAATTCCTCTACAAGGGCGAGGGCCTGAACAAGACAGCCATCGGCGATTACCTCGGAGAGAG AGATGACTTCAATATCGAAGTCCTCCATGCCTTTGTGGAGCTTCATGAGTTCACAGACCTCAACCTGGTTCAGGCCCTAAG ACAGTTCCTGTGGAGTTTTCGACTGCCGGGAGAGGCTCAGAAGATCGACCGCATGATGGAGGCCTTCGCTCAGCGCTACTGCCAGTGCAACGCTGGCATGTTCCAGTCCACAG acaCCTGTTACATCCTGTCGTTTGCCATCATCATGCTCAACACCAGCCTCCACAACCCCAATGTGAAGGACAAGCCGTCTGTGGAGCGATTCATCTCCATGAACAGAGGAATCAACGATGGAGGGGACCTGCCTGAAGACCTGCTCAGG AACCTGTATGATAGCATCAAGAACGAGCCTTTCAAAATCCCAGAGGACGACGGCAATGACCTCACGCACACTTTCTTCAACCCAGACAGGGAGGGCTGGCTGCTGAAACTGGG AGGGGGACGAGTAAAAACCTGGAAGAGGAGGTGGTTCATCCTCACCGACAACTGTCTGTACTACTTTGAGTACACCACA GACAAAGAGCCCAGAGGAATCATCCCCCTGGAGAACCTGAGCATCAAGGAGGTGGAGGATAAGAAGCCA AACTGCTTTGAGCTTTTCATCCCGGACAACAAGGACCAGGTGATAAAAGCATGTAAGACCGAGGCCGACGGACGCGTCGTGGAGGGAAACCATACCTTCTACCGTATTTCTGCCCCCACCACTGAGGAAAAAGATGAATGGATGAACAGCatcaa AGCCGCAATCAGCAGGGATCCCTTTTACGAGATGTTGGCggccaggaaaaaaaaggtgtcGTCCATGAAGAGGCACTAG